Part of the Cotesia glomerata isolate CgM1 unplaced genomic scaffold, MPM_Cglom_v2.3 scaffold_538, whole genome shotgun sequence genome, TGGACAATGTTGGGCGTTTAAAGGCTCAGCTGGATGTATTGCGATTAAATTGCTAAGTCCAATTTACGTAACTAGTGTCACACTCGAGCACATCACGGTTCATAAATCACCAAATAGCAAGACTACTTCTGCACCTCGATGTTTTTCTGTTTGGGTATACTATCTTTGATAAATCTTACAGAGAACGAAAATCAACATTTGAACTATTGCAGGGATTGAAAAGTATAAATGACAAAGAAGGATATTTTTTCGGTAAATTCATGTATGATAATTGTGCATCACCAATACAAAACTTTCCAATAAAGAAGAAATCCAACGAGTCGTATGAGATAATAGAACTTAAAATTCATTCCAACAGTGGAAATCCTAATTACACTTGTCTCTATAGAGTTCGTGTTCATGGAGAACttgatttgtaaaaatattgattttatttcagactattaaaaatatttcaacctCTCTTTTtcattaaactaaaattttttatgcaaagatattatacaaaaattgaattgtaacACAATTCTGCCCGATGAAAAAAGTTTCTgtctaatcatatataataatgCATAATGATCGATACATGATTGGATCCAAAAATTGGccagatctaattatatacagggtgtcccagaagtaacggacgccattgtagcatctgatgaaaaaaataattctgagacgaaaagtccttagccattttttaattaacctcatagataattaattattaattaaaaataacgtctcttcaTTTGTTAGAGaaagagcgccagtgtccagtaaagcaCGTGCCAatcaaagacacaactaactgtatgactaactagcttctatagctaacgtagtcacacatatttacttacacattcacacgtgcaagcgtctccGTTTtgaacgcacttgactggaCACTAGTgttctctctctaacgcacaaaataacgttattttaattaataattaactatctATGTGTCTGATTGAAAAATAGCTAAGGAAATTCATCCCCATTTCGCTATTTGTTTAATGGCGTCCGTTCTGAGAAGACCTGCTATAATCATATATTGAAACACtgaattttacttaattttaaaaatttaattatttagaccaTTCAAATCTCGCGGATAAGAAAATAATCGCCTAAACTTTCTAAAGAAGTAGGATTCGCTGCTCAGGATATTCCC contains:
- the LOC123274682 gene encoding SUN domain-containing protein 3-like is translated as NNVAPGQCWAFKGSAGCIAIKLLSPIYVTSVTLEHITVHKSPNSKTTSAPRCFSVWGLKSINDKEGYFFGKFMYDNCASPIQNFPIKKKSNESYEIIELKIHSNSGNPNYTCLYRVRVHGELDL